The following are from one region of the Georgenia sp. M64 genome:
- a CDS encoding cytochrome c oxidase assembly protein, with amino-acid sequence MALVAMVAGLALTGATNPPELFDPGPFVRWGLPLVTALTWAGATLTIGTFTLCALALPRPEPGRGATKTGDGGAWVLLAQVGVVAAVVWAFAQLARLLLTHAAVLGAPIGGPGYDVQLIHFVTEIEMGRYLALATILVAVVPIVAVASASHTAAAWAGILALLSLYPVAQTGHAAGAANHDMAVSSWWLHLGGVTVWVGGLVALCLVAPRLGPDLPRVVERYSRVALWAFLLTTVAGAVNASIRVTTPLDLLTHPYGQLLLVKVVLTLVLGLAGWLHRTSTIPAIRAHASAGADGAGTGLAFWRLAGMEVLVMGAVVGIAVALGASAPPDPLEPVSNAGALFVLTGYPEPPAPTVATYLTQWRPEPLTAFAALAGVIVYVHWVRRLRRRADTWPVTRTISWSIGLALFFWVTNGGPAAYGKVLFSGHMAQHMLLAMVVPILLVLGAPVTLALRALPARGDGSRGPREWLLSVVRSRPARFLSHPIVAGANFAGSLVVFYYSPLFEYSLTSHLGHLLMVVHFTAAGYLFTNALIGVDPGPARPSYPLRLLLLFATMAFHAFFGISLISQTTVLAGGYFGQLDLSWFDGLLADQEVGGAITWGVGEIPTLALAVAVALGWAKEDTRAARRSDRKAERDDDADLRAYNAVLAARAAGRAPAADAEDPPRRAGPRS; translated from the coding sequence ATGGCGCTGGTCGCCATGGTCGCGGGGCTGGCGCTGACCGGTGCCACGAACCCCCCGGAGCTGTTCGATCCCGGTCCGTTCGTGCGCTGGGGCCTGCCCCTCGTCACCGCCCTCACATGGGCCGGCGCGACCCTGACCATCGGTACGTTCACGCTTTGCGCGCTGGCGCTGCCGCGACCCGAACCGGGCAGAGGAGCGACGAAGACCGGCGACGGTGGCGCATGGGTTCTCCTTGCGCAGGTCGGTGTGGTGGCCGCGGTGGTATGGGCCTTCGCCCAGCTGGCGCGCCTGCTGCTCACGCATGCGGCGGTGCTGGGAGCGCCGATCGGTGGACCGGGTTACGACGTCCAGCTCATTCACTTCGTCACCGAGATCGAGATGGGACGCTACCTGGCCCTGGCCACGATCCTGGTCGCCGTCGTCCCGATCGTCGCCGTAGCCAGCGCGAGCCACACCGCCGCGGCGTGGGCCGGCATACTCGCTTTGCTCTCGCTGTACCCGGTCGCCCAGACCGGGCACGCCGCGGGGGCGGCGAACCACGACATGGCGGTGTCCTCGTGGTGGCTGCACCTGGGGGGCGTGACGGTGTGGGTCGGCGGGCTGGTCGCCCTGTGTCTCGTCGCACCCAGGCTTGGCCCCGACCTTCCGCGCGTGGTGGAGCGGTACTCGCGTGTCGCGTTGTGGGCCTTCCTGCTCACCACGGTCGCCGGTGCCGTGAACGCCTCGATCCGCGTGACGACACCGCTGGACCTGCTTACCCACCCCTACGGCCAGCTGTTGCTGGTCAAGGTGGTGCTCACCCTGGTGCTGGGGCTGGCCGGCTGGCTCCACCGCACCAGCACCATCCCGGCGATCCGAGCCCATGCCTCCGCCGGCGCCGACGGTGCAGGGACAGGACTGGCGTTCTGGCGTCTGGCCGGGATGGAGGTCCTCGTCATGGGCGCGGTCGTCGGCATCGCCGTCGCCCTGGGCGCCTCGGCGCCGCCGGACCCTCTGGAACCGGTGAGCAACGCCGGAGCACTCTTCGTCCTCACCGGATACCCCGAGCCGCCGGCGCCGACCGTGGCGACCTACCTCACGCAGTGGCGACCGGAGCCCCTGACCGCCTTCGCCGCCCTGGCCGGGGTGATCGTCTACGTGCACTGGGTGCGGCGCCTGCGCCGCCGGGCTGACACCTGGCCCGTCACGCGCACCATCAGCTGGTCGATCGGCCTGGCCCTGTTCTTCTGGGTCACCAACGGCGGACCGGCGGCCTACGGGAAGGTGCTCTTCAGCGGCCACATGGCCCAGCACATGCTCCTCGCCATGGTCGTGCCCATCTTGCTCGTGCTCGGCGCCCCGGTGACCCTGGCCCTACGGGCCCTGCCGGCCCGAGGGGACGGCTCCCGCGGACCCCGGGAATGGCTGCTATCAGTGGTGCGCTCCCGCCCGGCCCGCTTCCTCTCCCACCCGATCGTCGCAGGGGCCAACTTTGCGGGATCGCTGGTCGTCTTCTACTACTCCCCCCTCTTCGAATACTCCCTGACCAGTCACCTCGGGCACCTGCTGATGGTCGTGCACTTCACTGCCGCGGGTTACCTCTTCACCAACGCCCTGATCGGCGTCGACCCCGGCCCCGCGCGTCCGTCCTACCCGCTGCGCCTGCTGCTGCTGTTCGCCACGATGGCATTCCACGCCTTTTTCGGTATCTCTCTAATCAGCCAGACCACCGTCCTGGCAGGCGGATACTTCGGCCAGCTCGACCTCAGCTGGTTCGACGGCCTTCTCGCCGACCAGGAGGTCGGCGGAGCGATCACGTGGGGCGTCGGCGAGATTCCCACCCTCGCGCTGGCCGTCGCGGTTGCGCTGGGCTGGGCGAAGGAGGACACCCGGGCCGCCAGACGCTCCGACCGCAAGGCGGAACGCGACGACGACGCCGACCTCCGCGCGTACAACGCCGTCCTCGCCGCCCGCGCGGCAGGCCGGGCGCCCGCCGCGGACGCTGAGGATCCGCCCCGACGAGCCGGGCCACGCTCATGA
- a CDS encoding heparan-alpha-glucosaminide N-acetyltransferase domain-containing protein: protein MSPPADRLLPPRLAGIDVARGLAVLGMFVAHLGDDGPGGRHDPEWFVIADGRSSALFALLAGLSLALTSGRQVLPSGIPLIRARLAALVRAGVLLLLGVLLVALQTPVLVILPAYAVLFALAVPFLGLRRRWLVVGAVAVAVISPTVIFALTTPTAEGRPSVLARLTNQADPVQLPMDELVTGPYPALVFLAYVLLGMAVGRSDLSRTRTHTILVGAGTGLACLAWGTSRLAQDSLGTGATPLTLRLVSAAAHDNSTPEVIGNSGTSLTVIGLCLLITRPTARHGRALAGVLAPVAAT, encoded by the coding sequence ATGAGCCCCCCGGCCGACCGGCTCCTCCCACCTCGCCTGGCGGGAATCGACGTCGCGCGCGGTCTGGCGGTCCTGGGCATGTTTGTCGCCCACCTGGGTGACGACGGACCAGGCGGCCGGCATGACCCGGAGTGGTTCGTCATCGCCGACGGGCGCTCTTCCGCGCTCTTCGCGTTGCTCGCAGGTCTCTCGCTCGCACTGACCAGCGGGCGGCAGGTCCTCCCCTCGGGTATACCGCTGATCCGAGCGCGCCTCGCGGCACTCGTCCGCGCCGGCGTCCTTCTGCTCCTCGGTGTCCTCCTCGTCGCCCTCCAGACACCGGTGCTCGTCATCCTGCCGGCGTATGCGGTCCTCTTCGCTCTCGCCGTCCCGTTCCTCGGCCTGCGTCGCAGGTGGTTGGTGGTAGGTGCCGTCGCCGTGGCGGTGATCTCCCCGACGGTGATCTTCGCTCTCACGACCCCGACCGCCGAGGGCCGACCCAGCGTGCTCGCACGCCTGACCAACCAGGCTGACCCGGTCCAGCTGCCGATGGACGAACTCGTCACCGGCCCCTACCCGGCCCTCGTCTTCCTGGCCTACGTCCTGCTCGGCATGGCCGTGGGCCGCAGCGACCTCTCCCGGACCCGGACCCACACCATCCTGGTGGGCGCCGGCACAGGCCTCGCGTGCCTCGCATGGGGGACCTCACGGCTCGCGCAGGACTCGCTTGGAACCGGCGCCACGCCTCTGACCCTGCGCCTGGTCAGTGCGGCGGCGCACGACAACTCCACCCCCGAGGTCATCGGGAACAGCGGCACCTCCCTCACGGTCATCGGCCTGTGCCTCCTGATCACCCGGCCCACGGCAAGGCACGGTCGAGCTCTCGCCGGCGTTCTCGCCCCGGTAGCGGCCACATGA
- a CDS encoding DUF305 domain-containing protein has protein sequence MLAVLALVLAALSGVGGLIAGSRLAPEADVPRPGSVDAGFARDMGTHHAQAVQMSALVRDRTEDPQIRALALDVLLTQQQQAGQMFGWLELWDLPQASQQAPMAWMQDHAGMAEGSAEAAGTMPGMASREELNRLAGSSGRDAERLYLELMIPHHQGGVDMAEFAAVNAQQEAVRNLAASIVKAQTAELTVLDDLLTARGGPSSD, from the coding sequence GTGCTGGCAGTTCTCGCACTCGTGCTCGCCGCTCTCTCCGGGGTGGGCGGCCTCATCGCCGGGTCGCGGCTGGCGCCGGAGGCCGACGTCCCCCGGCCCGGCTCGGTCGATGCCGGCTTCGCCCGCGACATGGGCACCCATCACGCCCAGGCCGTTCAGATGTCCGCACTCGTTCGTGATCGCACCGAAGACCCCCAGATCCGAGCGCTGGCCCTCGATGTCCTCCTCACTCAGCAGCAGCAGGCTGGCCAGATGTTCGGCTGGCTCGAGCTGTGGGATCTGCCCCAGGCCAGCCAACAGGCTCCCATGGCCTGGATGCAGGACCACGCGGGCATGGCAGAGGGCAGCGCCGAAGCCGCCGGCACGATGCCTGGCATGGCGAGCCGGGAGGAGCTGAACCGCCTCGCCGGGTCCTCGGGCCGCGACGCCGAACGGCTGTACCTCGAGCTGATGATCCCCCACCATCAGGGCGGGGTGGACATGGCGGAGTTCGCCGCGGTCAACGCACAGCAAGAGGCCGTCCGCAACCTGGCGGCGAGCATCGTCAAGGCGCAGACCGCCGAGCTCACGGTACTGGACGACCTCCTCACCGCGCGCGGCGGTCCGTCCTCCGACTGA
- a CDS encoding cytochrome c biogenesis protein ResB has translation MKIITETDATNLSSKAELGQHGTADLPPGIKLGPAGWLRWTWRQLTSMRVAIMLLLLLAVTALPGSLFPQQPQDPARVDEYFASYPRLAPWLERFGFFDVYSSPWFAAVYLLLFTSLIGCIVPRIRVHWRALRAQPPRVPRSFQRFPVRQERTVAEPRPVVQASIMAAVKGRYRATVTSEGITAERGYLRESGNIIFHLSLIGVLLSLAAGQLYSYRGQFIVVEGESFANSILDYDTFDPGTFFDPSSLEPFTFTLEDFESRFTFDALARDFAATVSVTEPDGTTRREVIKVNDPMDAGGANVYLMGNGFAPRITVRDGAGEVAFSGPVPFLPQDSVYTSKGVIKVPDVSTGEQLGLTGVFLPTAMMAEDGSGAYSAHPQANAPLMVLTLWAGDLGLDDGVPQNVYVLETADMRQVYEEAPDGSPGSAEGGQRPVTLFLAPGESVELPEGLGTVTFESLPRFVGLDLRYDPSLPYLLGSAVAAMLGLSASLFVPRRRLWVKLTDTTDGGTSVSGAALARGDDPGLARDLTKVLENAGTSVAPSPDTGVHTEDGAETANEAHVTTSAGYRPAQKGH, from the coding sequence ATGAAGATCATCACCGAGACAGACGCCACCAACCTGAGCTCCAAGGCGGAGCTGGGACAACACGGGACCGCCGACCTGCCCCCGGGAATCAAGCTCGGGCCGGCCGGTTGGCTGCGGTGGACCTGGCGTCAGCTGACGAGCATGCGGGTCGCGATCATGCTGCTGCTTCTCCTGGCCGTGACCGCGCTGCCCGGTTCGCTGTTCCCCCAGCAGCCGCAGGACCCCGCACGGGTGGACGAGTACTTCGCCAGCTACCCACGCCTAGCGCCCTGGCTCGAGCGCTTCGGCTTCTTCGACGTCTACAGCTCGCCCTGGTTCGCCGCGGTGTACCTTCTCCTCTTCACCTCACTGATCGGATGCATCGTGCCGCGCATCCGGGTCCACTGGCGGGCCCTACGTGCCCAGCCCCCACGCGTCCCCCGTAGCTTCCAGCGATTCCCAGTGCGGCAGGAGCGCACGGTCGCCGAACCGCGTCCCGTGGTGCAGGCCAGCATCATGGCCGCCGTGAAGGGCCGCTACCGAGCGACCGTCACCTCCGAGGGCATCACCGCCGAGCGCGGGTACCTGCGCGAGAGCGGCAACATCATCTTCCATCTGTCGCTGATCGGCGTCCTGCTCTCACTGGCAGCCGGGCAGCTCTACAGCTACCGCGGACAGTTCATCGTCGTCGAGGGTGAGTCCTTCGCCAACTCCATCCTCGACTACGACACCTTCGACCCCGGGACCTTCTTCGATCCCAGCTCGCTCGAGCCCTTCACCTTCACGCTCGAGGACTTCGAGTCCCGGTTCACCTTCGACGCCCTGGCCCGCGACTTCGCCGCAACCGTCAGCGTGACCGAGCCCGACGGGACCACCCGTCGTGAGGTCATCAAGGTCAACGACCCCATGGATGCCGGCGGGGCGAACGTGTACCTGATGGGCAACGGCTTCGCCCCGCGCATCACCGTGCGCGATGGTGCGGGCGAGGTTGCCTTCTCGGGGCCGGTCCCTTTCCTGCCCCAGGACTCCGTCTACACCTCAAAAGGTGTCATCAAGGTCCCCGACGTCAGCACCGGCGAGCAGCTCGGGCTCACCGGGGTCTTCCTGCCCACCGCCATGATGGCGGAGGACGGCTCCGGGGCGTACTCCGCCCATCCCCAGGCCAACGCACCACTGATGGTGCTCACGCTCTGGGCCGGCGACCTCGGCCTGGACGACGGTGTGCCCCAGAACGTCTACGTCCTCGAGACCGCCGACATGCGCCAGGTCTACGAGGAGGCGCCGGACGGTTCCCCCGGTTCCGCCGAGGGCGGCCAGAGGCCGGTGACCTTGTTCCTCGCTCCCGGCGAGAGCGTCGAGCTGCCCGAAGGACTCGGCACCGTGACCTTCGAGTCGCTCCCCCGCTTCGTCGGCCTGGACCTGCGCTACGACCCCTCGCTGCCCTACCTGCTGGGCTCCGCCGTCGCCGCCATGCTCGGGCTGTCCGCCTCCCTGTTCGTCCCCCGCCGGCGCCTGTGGGTCAAGCTGACCGACACCACCGACGGAGGCACCTCCGTCTCCGGCGCGGCACTGGCCCGGGGGGACGATCCGGGCCTTGCCCGTGACCTCACCAAGGTACTGGAGAACGCGGGAACCTCCGTCGCCCCCTCACCGGACACCGGGGTGCACACCGAGGACGGGGCCGAGACGGCAAACGAAGCGCACGTCACGACCAGCGCCGGATATCGCCCGGCCCAGAAAGGACACTGA
- the ccsB gene encoding c-type cytochrome biogenesis protein CcsB — protein MPESTLGQISLILIYGAMAAYTVSFVAFSVDLAGLRDHGHDGRRRRAAGIAITTAWLGFALHVLGVTARAVAAARVPWANMYEFSILFTLVAMVIFLSLQRGRDMRFLGTFVLGPVLLMLGIAVSVLYVRADGVQPALQTYWLVIHVSIATLAVGVFSIAATLSTLQLVQERAELRRARTDVATPQSTHAPESGGATATPTLTRETQSPAHRLWGRLLDVVPSSVELERLAFRLNGIGFMMWTFTLVAGAIWAEHAWGRPWGWDAKETWSFVIWVIYAAYLHARATRGWEGRRAAYLSIAGFVTILGNYFLVNLVFNSLHSYSGIG, from the coding sequence ATGCCCGAGAGCACCCTCGGCCAGATCAGCCTGATACTGATCTACGGGGCGATGGCCGCCTACACCGTCAGCTTTGTCGCCTTCTCCGTCGACCTGGCCGGACTACGCGACCACGGGCACGACGGCCGGCGCCGCCGCGCCGCCGGCATCGCGATCACCACCGCCTGGCTCGGTTTCGCCCTGCACGTCCTCGGCGTCACCGCACGTGCGGTCGCCGCCGCCCGGGTGCCCTGGGCGAACATGTACGAGTTCTCCATCCTCTTCACCCTGGTCGCGATGGTGATCTTCCTGTCTCTGCAACGCGGCCGGGACATGCGCTTCCTGGGCACCTTCGTCCTCGGCCCCGTGCTCCTCATGCTCGGCATCGCAGTCTCAGTCCTCTACGTCCGCGCGGACGGCGTCCAACCGGCCCTGCAGACCTACTGGCTGGTCATCCATGTCTCCATCGCCACGCTCGCCGTCGGCGTCTTCTCCATCGCCGCGACCCTCTCCACCCTTCAGCTCGTGCAGGAACGTGCCGAGCTGCGTCGTGCCCGCACAGATGTCGCAACTCCCCAGTCCACGCACGCGCCGGAGTCCGGCGGCGCTACGGCGACGCCTACGCTGACCCGGGAAACGCAGAGCCCGGCCCACCGGCTGTGGGGTCGGCTGCTCGACGTCGTACCGTCCTCGGTCGAGCTCGAACGCCTCGCCTTCCGGCTCAACGGGATCGGCTTCATGATGTGGACCTTCACGCTGGTCGCCGGTGCGATCTGGGCCGAACACGCCTGGGGCCGGCCGTGGGGCTGGGACGCCAAGGAGACCTGGTCCTTCGTCATCTGGGTCATCTACGCCGCCTACCTGCACGCGCGGGCCACCCGCGGCTGGGAAGGCCGACGTGCCGCCTACCTCTCGATCGCCGGGTTCGTCACCATCCTCGGCAACTACTTCCTGGTGAACCTGGTTTTCAACAGCCTGCACTCCTACAGCGGCATCGGATAG
- a CDS encoding TlpA disulfide reductase family protein has protein sequence MLGACAPGGNPQSPADAAAAASDAGYVAGDGTFATWAPAQRAEPVSLVGTTYAGDELDLADWRGDVVVVNFWDAACPPCRAEAPDLKDVYTDYTTRGVKMLGINPRDDGGTAQAFERTFEVPYPSLHDQEARGVAAFEGLVPLQAMPSTVVLDRQGRVAARILGQVDPTILRGLIDDTLAEEV, from the coding sequence TTGCTTGGTGCCTGTGCCCCCGGTGGCAACCCGCAGTCCCCGGCCGATGCAGCGGCGGCCGCGTCGGACGCTGGTTACGTCGCCGGTGACGGCACGTTCGCCACATGGGCCCCCGCTCAGCGAGCCGAGCCCGTCTCCCTGGTTGGGACCACCTACGCCGGGGACGAGCTCGACCTGGCCGACTGGCGCGGTGACGTCGTGGTGGTCAACTTCTGGGACGCAGCCTGCCCGCCGTGCCGCGCCGAGGCACCCGACCTGAAGGACGTCTACACCGACTACACCACGCGCGGGGTGAAGATGCTCGGCATCAACCCACGCGACGACGGTGGCACGGCCCAGGCGTTCGAGCGCACCTTCGAGGTGCCGTACCCCTCCCTGCACGACCAGGAGGCGCGGGGGGTCGCCGCTTTCGAGGGGCTGGTGCCGCTGCAGGCCATGCCCTCCACCGTGGTCCTGGACCGGCAGGGGCGCGTCGCTGCCCGCATCCTCGGTCAGGTTGATCCGACCATCCTGCGTGGGCTCATCGACGACACCCTGGCCGAGGAGGTCTAG
- a CDS encoding cation diffusion facilitator family transporter encodes MGTGHSHGPTPATGHAGGRYRTRLAGAFALTATFFLVELVAGFLSGSLALISDAGHMAADVVALGAALVATRIATRPDTSGRRTYGSYRAEVFASGLTVLIMLGVGGYVLLEAFSRIGSAPEVTSGTMLVVGLIGLAINIASMLLLRSGSKESLNVKGAYFEVVADAAGSVGVMVASVLIMTTGQPVWDVVVAALIAVFVIVRALSLGRQVLSVLGQHAPAGMDPEAVADTLGDVPGVSQVHDLHLWTLTSGMNVATAHLVAPDGTDQHAVLVAARAVLQDRYGIEHATLQVEPPGHRGCNDLSW; translated from the coding sequence ATGGGCACCGGACACAGTCACGGCCCCACGCCCGCGACCGGGCACGCGGGCGGGCGCTACCGCACCCGTCTGGCCGGCGCCTTCGCACTGACGGCGACGTTCTTCCTCGTCGAGCTCGTGGCCGGGTTCCTGTCCGGCTCGCTCGCACTGATCTCCGACGCCGGACACATGGCAGCCGACGTCGTGGCGTTGGGCGCCGCCCTGGTGGCAACGCGGATAGCGACCCGCCCGGACACCTCCGGACGTCGGACCTACGGGTCCTACCGGGCGGAGGTCTTCGCATCGGGCCTGACGGTGCTGATCATGCTCGGCGTGGGCGGTTACGTCCTGCTCGAGGCATTCAGCCGGATCGGATCGGCCCCCGAGGTGACCTCGGGGACCATGCTCGTCGTCGGCTTGATCGGGCTGGCGATCAACATCGCCTCCATGCTGCTGCTGCGCAGCGGGTCCAAGGAGAGCCTGAACGTCAAGGGTGCGTACTTCGAGGTCGTTGCCGACGCCGCCGGGTCGGTGGGCGTCATGGTCGCGAGCGTGCTGATCATGACGACAGGTCAGCCGGTGTGGGACGTCGTCGTTGCTGCGCTGATCGCCGTCTTCGTGATCGTCCGGGCGCTCTCGTTGGGGCGACAGGTCCTCAGCGTGCTCGGTCAGCACGCCCCTGCGGGCATGGATCCCGAGGCGGTGGCGGACACCCTCGGTGACGTCCCTGGGGTCAGCCAGGTCCACGATCTGCACCTGTGGACGCTGACGTCAGGCATGAACGTCGCCACCGCCCATCTCGTCGCGCCCGACGGGACGGACCAGCACGCCGTCCTCGTCGCCGCCCGAGCGGTCCTGCAGGACCGGTACGGGATCGAACACGCCACCTTGCAGGTCGAGCCACCCGGACACCGAGGCTGCAACGACCTGAGCTGGTGA
- a CDS encoding metalloregulator ArsR/SmtB family transcription factor, translating into MGEVARLDSCHVVTVHPDKVALTREHIPDPTETERLATLFKLLGDPRRARILYALLEAGELCVCDLAASVDVPETAVSQSLRLLRAAGVVDNRRAGRMVYYRLADAHVRMLLDLSREHARHEEGI; encoded by the coding sequence ATGGGTGAAGTCGCTCGGCTCGACTCCTGCCATGTCGTCACGGTCCACCCGGACAAGGTGGCGCTGACCCGCGAGCACATCCCTGACCCGACCGAGACAGAGCGGCTGGCCACCCTGTTCAAGCTGCTCGGTGACCCACGCCGAGCGCGGATCCTCTACGCCCTGCTCGAGGCCGGGGAGCTGTGCGTGTGCGACCTGGCCGCCTCGGTAGACGTTCCGGAGACGGCGGTCTCGCAGTCGCTGCGGCTGCTGCGCGCCGCGGGAGTGGTCGACAACCGCCGCGCCGGCCGGATGGTGTACTACCGACTGGCCGACGCTCACGTGCGGATGCTGCTTGACCTCTCTCGCGAGCACGCCCGCCACGAGGAGGGGATCTGA
- a CDS encoding DUF3105 domain-containing protein, protein METVTKKNQAQERAARLATMRAEQSRREHRHRSLIIAAVTLVCVGLVAAVAIPLVGAARQRAAVEAAANAPIEGVQEFENLSASHVTGPVDYPMAPAAGGDHDSAWQNCGTYTAQVADENAVHSLEHGAVWIAYSPELPADEVAALTDKVENEQYALVSPYESIGSPIVLSAWGVQLAVEGAGDPRIDTFLARHLQGEQTPEPGAACFGGVGMPTA, encoded by the coding sequence GTGGAGACCGTGACCAAGAAGAATCAGGCGCAGGAACGCGCCGCTCGGCTCGCGACCATGCGCGCCGAGCAGTCGCGGCGGGAGCACCGCCATCGGAGCCTGATCATCGCCGCCGTAACCCTGGTCTGTGTCGGGCTTGTCGCAGCGGTGGCGATCCCCCTGGTCGGTGCCGCCCGTCAGCGAGCTGCCGTGGAGGCCGCGGCCAACGCCCCGATCGAAGGCGTCCAGGAGTTCGAGAATCTGAGCGCGAGCCATGTCACTGGGCCCGTCGACTACCCGATGGCACCAGCCGCCGGCGGGGACCACGACTCAGCGTGGCAGAACTGTGGGACCTACACCGCGCAGGTTGCGGACGAGAACGCCGTGCACTCTCTCGAGCACGGGGCGGTCTGGATCGCCTACTCCCCCGAGCTGCCTGCGGACGAGGTGGCCGCGCTGACCGACAAGGTGGAGAACGAGCAGTACGCGTTGGTCAGTCCCTACGAGAGCATCGGGTCCCCGATCGTGCTGAGCGCATGGGGCGTCCAGCTCGCTGTGGAGGGTGCCGGCGACCCGCGCATCGACACGTTCCTTGCCCGGCACCTCCAGGGGGAGCAGACCCCCGAGCCCGGCGCGGCGTGCTTCGGCGGCGTCGGGATGCCGACGGCGTGA